Below is a genomic region from Corallococcus silvisoli.
CCGGGACGCGGCGCAAGCCCTCCGCGGCCGCGTGCCGCACGCGCCAGCTCTCGTCGTGCAGTCCCTGCGTGAGGGTTTCCAGGGCCCCTGGCGTGCGCGGATCCACCGCCTGCAACGCCCGGTAGCGCGCCTCCTCCAGCACTTCGGGAGACCGCACCGTGTCGCTCATCCGCCGTCCTCCTCTGGTGGCAGGGCCCAGAAGCGGTCCGCCGCTGGGATGCGGGCCCCGGGGGCATCGAGCCCCAGCGCGGTCCCTGGCGGGAATCCTGTCAGCGAGAGCCCGGAGAGCGCCAGTCCGAGCAACCTGGGCACGGGGCGGCCGCTCCGCTGGCGCACGACACGCCCCGCGAAGGCCCGCGCCAGCGAGAGGACCAAGAGGCGGGTCATGGCCACCGCGTCCGCGATACGGGCCTGCCCGACGGAGGGCGCGCGGAGGCAGCCGATGACGCGGCGCGGGCTGGCGAACCGGCGGAGGCCGAGCACCGCCACGAAGAAGGGGCTCAGGGTCCGCCGGTGTCCGCTCAGGTCGCGCATGCCTCCTCGGGCCCAGAATCCCACCCCTCCTGCCCGAAGAACCAGAGGGAGTAGATTCCGAGCACCGTCCCCACCGGAAAGTTGGCCAGCGCGAGGATGGCGAGCACCGTGGCCGTGCCCCTGGACACGGACTGCCCGCGCAGCAGCCCCATGCCCAGGGACAGCCCGGCGAGCGCCACCCACAAGACGGCGACCGTGAACGCCACCATCCCGTAGATCGCGACCGAATACCCCGCGGGCGAGTGCGCGACGCGGCCCGTGGCGATGTGGACCATCATCCAGGTGACGACCCCCAGCCCGACGGCGCCCAGGAGCGTCAGCGCGTGCACGAACACGTAGAGAAGCCCCAACGCCTTTCGATGCCCGGTCAGGTCTCGCATGGCGTCCCCGTTAAACCGCCGGGACGCACGACGAAAACGGTCCCCTCAGGTCGCTGTCGGCGGCCGTGACTCCCGCTCCAGCTCCGCGCGCAGGAGCGCCTTCAGGTCCAGCAGCAGCCGCAGCCGCTCCGGCGGCCCGCACACGCCCACCACGAAGGGCGTGCGGCCCGCGGCCATGAGCGCCGGCGCGGGCTTGATGTCGCCGCGGCGCACGCGCAGCACCTCCGCCACGCGGTCCACCCGCGCCACGACGCGTCGCGTCCCCAGCCGGCAGACGAGCATCCGCGTGCGCCGGGTCTCCGGGGTCGCCTGTCCCAGCAGGCGCTGGCGCAGGTCCACCACCGGCAGCATCGCGCCGCGCAGGTGCAACACCCCCTCCACGAAGGCCGGGGCGTGGGGGATGGGGATGACGCGCTGGGGAGGAAGAATCTCCTCCACGCGCATGATGTCGAGCACGTACTCCTCATTGCCCACGAAGAAGGCGCACAGCTGCGCCTCCGCGTCGGGGGCAGGAGGGTCGTCGGGCCCGCCACCGCGAGGACGGCGGGCCAGCAGGTTCACGGGGTCCGTCATGGGGTGAGCGCCTGCTCCGGGTCCAACAGGATGTAGAGCTGCGAGCCCTTGCGCCCCAGCCCCGCCACGCAGTCGCGGTCCCCTCGCAGCCCCGCGGGTGACAGCTCCACCATGGACGGCTTGAGCCGCACCACGCCCGCCACCGAGTCCACCCACACGCCCGCGGGCCCATCCTCCGTCTTGAGCACCAGGATGCGCGCGGCCCGGGGAGGCAGGCCCGCATCCGGCCCCGCGACCACGGGAGGCACCTCCGCGAGCCGCAGCCGCAGCTTGACGTCGTAGACGGGCAGCAGCTCGCCGCGCAGGTTCATCACGCCCAGCAGGTGCGGCTGCGCGCGCGGGATCTCCGTGAGCAGCGGCACCTTGCAGATCTCCCGCACCGCGAGGATGGGCACCGCGTAGCACTCCGCCTCCAGGCGGAAGGCGAGGTACTCGGTGGGCTCCTCCTCCAGGATGCTCGGGGCCAGCCCGTCACTGCCCGCAGCGAAGTCCAGCAGACCGCCGACGTCCTCGTCCGGACGGTAGAAGAACGCGTCGAGCAGGGCTTCGAAACGGGACACCCGGCGGAGGATATCAGCCCCCCGGCACGGGTGCCTTACGCGCGGCGCCGCTCCTGCGCGATGCCTTCTTCCAGGAGTTCCGCGACATCCAGCACCAGGACGGTGCGCCGGTTGCCCAGGTCGGTGGCGCCGGAGACGCCCTTCACGTTGCTCAGCCGGCCGCCCAGGGGCTTGGTGACGATGTCCTGCTGGCCGAACAGCTCATCCACCGCGATGCCCAGGCGCTGCTGCGCCAGGCCCACCACCACGACGAAGTGGCGGTTCACCTCGCGCTCCGGCAGGTGGAAGAGCCGCCCCAGCCGCAGGAAGGGCAGCGTCTGGCCGCGCAGGTCCAACACCTCGCGGCGCTCCACGGTGCGGATGTCGCGCGGCTGCACGGAGAGGATCTCCAGCACGCTGTTGAGCGGGACCGCGTAGGTGCGGCCGCTGACGCCCACCACCAGCGCGCGCACGATGGCCAGCGTCACCGGCAGCGTCAGGTGGAAGGCCGTGCCCCGGCCGCGCTCGCTCCACACGTCGATGATGCCGGAGAGGTTGCCCAGGTTGTTCTTCACCACGTCCAGGCCGACGCCCCGTCCGGAGAGCGCGCTGACGCTGGAGCGGGTGGAGAAGCCCGGCAGGAAGATGAGGTTGAGCAGCTCGCGCCGCGTCATCTCGCTCACCTGGGACGGGGTGACGAGCCCGCGCGACAGGGCCACCTCGCGCACCCGCACCTCGTCGATGCCGGAGCCGTCGTCGCTCACGCTGATGACGACGTGGTTGCCCTTCTGCTCCGCGCGCAGGCGCACCACCGCGCGCCGGGGCTTGCCCGCGCCGAGCCGCGCCTCCGGCCCCTCCGCGCCATGGTCGATGGCGTTGCGGATGAGGTGCATCAGGGGGTCGCTGAGCTCCTCGACGATGAGCTTGTCCAGCTCCACCTCGCCGCCAGCGCTGACGAAGTCGATCTCCTTGCCGGCCTCGCGGGCGATCTTGCGCACCAGCCGCGCGAGCTTGTCGAACACCTGGCCCACCGGGACCATGCGCGCTTCGAGCAGGCCTTCCTGGAGCGCCTCCAGCTTGCGCTCCAGCTGCCGCGTCTCGCGTGAGAGCTCCTGGCCGAAGAGCTTGGAGAGCGCGACCGTCCCATCCTGCCGGGACGTCTCCGCCAGCCGCTGGAGGTTGGCCTTGATGAGCAGCAACTCGCCCACCATGTTGATGAGCCCGTCCAGCCGGCCGATGTCCACGCGCACCGTCTGCGTGAGCGAGCGCAGGGACGTCTCTTCCGTCCGGGGACGGCCCGTGGCCGGCAGGGGCGCGGACGCGGCGGCCTGGAGTCCGACCACCGTGGGGGGCGGTCCCACCGCCCGCATGCGCGGAGGATTTCCCCCCGAGACCGGCGCCAGGGCGGAGGGCGCTCCAGCGCCATCTTCGGCCTCCAGGTCCCCGGTCTCCAACTGTGGCGGCGGCCGTGAGGAGCCGGTGTCCGTGAGGCCCGGCGACCGCGACACGCCCGAGCCCTCCGACCGCCGTGACAGCGACAGCCCTGTGCTCACGGGTCCGGCGGACGGAGCCCCGGACGCGACCTCATTCGAAGGCCCGGACACCATCGGCGCCCCAGCGCGCACCGCGCCGGGCGATGGGGAGCTCGCGGTCCCGGGCGCCCACGCGGTCCGGGAGTCCACGGGCGCTGGCGGCGCCTCAGGCGTGGCACCCGGAGCGGGCGCCTTCGCACGGCCGCCCTTCTTCTTGCCACCGCGCTTCGGGGGACGGGCCTCCGCCTCGACAGCTTCGGGAGGCGGGGGCGCGGGGACGTCGAATACGGCCCCGGCGTGCCCCTGCTGCGGCGGACGCACGGCCAGCGGAGCCAGCTCCGCGGGGGTGCCCTGGAGCCCCGCCTCCAGCGCCGGCGCAGCCACCTTCGCGCCGAAGATGAGGTCGAACGCGATGCCGTTCACGCCGCCCGGCCGCGACGAGGGGAGCGTGCTGATCACCTCTCCCAGGGGCTTGAGCCGCGTGTTCAGGTCCGCGAGCCCCTGGTCGAAGTCCGTGAGGTCGAACGCCGCGCGCACGCGCCACAGCGCCACCCCGCGCCGCACGTTCTCGCGCAGCCGGTGCTCTTCGTACTCGGTGAAGACGGCGCGCACCGCCGCGTCCAGCTCCAGCCGCTCCAGCGGATCCTCTTCCACCGCGGGTGGCGGCGAGCCCAGCCGCGCGAACCGGTCCTCCATGTCACGGGTGCGCTGGGTGAGCTCGGCGCCCTCCTCGCTCCGCGACGCCTCCCCGAGCAGCGCCTGGAACGTGTCCAGCGCGTCCACCAGCGTGTCCAGGACCTGGTTGTCCAGCGTGAGGCGCCCCAGCCGCAGCCGGTCCAACAAGTCCTCCGCGGCGTGCGCCAGTTGGGTGATGCGCTCCTGACCGAAGAGCCCCGACAACCCCTTCAGCGAGTGCGCCGCGCGGAAGATGCCGTTGATGTGCTCCGGATCCGCCTCCTGCTCGCGCGCCTCGTCCAGCGCGAGCAGATCCCTGCCCAGCGCATCGAGGATCTCCGTGGCCTCGGCGACGAACTCCGCCAGCGCCTTGCCTCCGGGCGTCACAGCGGCTTCAGGAAGCGCTTGAGGAGCGCCTCCAGGTCCTCCGGCAGGAACGGCTTCACCAGGTACCCCTCCGCCCCCAGCGCCAGCCCCCGCGAGCGGTCCTGCTCACGCCCCTCGGTGGTGATGATGATGAGCGGCACGTCCCGGTAGTTGGGGTTCTTCTTGACGAAGTTGATGAGCTCCAGCCCGTTGATGTCGGGCATGTTGATGTCGGTGATGATGAGGTCGAAGCGCTGGCGCGGCAGCAACTTCAGCGCCTCGAAACCACTGGCGGTGGTGACGGCCTCGACGCCGTCCACGGCTTCCACGGTCGCGGCGATGTGCTCGCGCGACACCTTGGAGTCCTCGACAATCAACACCTTGAACTTCATCGCGCGCGCCTCGGGGGCCGGATGCTAGCAGAAGCCCCGCCGGTACGCTGCGCGTCATCCCTTCCGGGATGACAGCGACCCGACAAGCGCCTTGTCCGCGAGGAGGGACACCCGTCCCCCCTTGAACGCGGGCAGGAACTGCTTCTGATACGCCTCCGCCCGAGCCGCGTCGC
It encodes:
- a CDS encoding chemotaxis protein CheW, giving the protein MTDPVNLLARRPRGGGPDDPPAPDAEAQLCAFFVGNEEYVLDIMRVEEILPPQRVIPIPHAPAFVEGVLHLRGAMLPVVDLRQRLLGQATPETRRTRMLVCRLGTRRVVARVDRVAEVLRVRRGDIKPAPALMAAGRTPFVVGVCGPPERLRLLLDLKALLRAELERESRPPTAT
- a CDS encoding response regulator, with translation MKFKVLIVEDSKVSREHIAATVEAVDGVEAVTTASGFEALKLLPRQRFDLIITDINMPDINGLELINFVKKNPNYRDVPLIIITTEGREQDRSRGLALGAEGYLVKPFLPEDLEALLKRFLKPL
- a CDS encoding chemotaxis protein CheW, which translates into the protein MSRFEALLDAFFYRPDEDVGGLLDFAAGSDGLAPSILEEEPTEYLAFRLEAECYAVPILAVREICKVPLLTEIPRAQPHLLGVMNLRGELLPVYDVKLRLRLAEVPPVVAGPDAGLPPRAARILVLKTEDGPAGVWVDSVAGVVRLKPSMVELSPAGLRGDRDCVAGLGRKGSQLYILLDPEQALTP
- a CDS encoding chemotaxis protein CheW — protein: MTPGGKALAEFVAEATEILDALGRDLLALDEAREQEADPEHINGIFRAAHSLKGLSGLFGQERITQLAHAAEDLLDRLRLGRLTLDNQVLDTLVDALDTFQALLGEASRSEEGAELTQRTRDMEDRFARLGSPPPAVEEDPLERLELDAAVRAVFTEYEEHRLRENVRRGVALWRVRAAFDLTDFDQGLADLNTRLKPLGEVISTLPSSRPGGVNGIAFDLIFGAKVAAPALEAGLQGTPAELAPLAVRPPQQGHAGAVFDVPAPPPPEAVEAEARPPKRGGKKKGGRAKAPAPGATPEAPPAPVDSRTAWAPGTASSPSPGAVRAGAPMVSGPSNEVASGAPSAGPVSTGLSLSRRSEGSGVSRSPGLTDTGSSRPPPQLETGDLEAEDGAGAPSALAPVSGGNPPRMRAVGPPPTVVGLQAAASAPLPATGRPRTEETSLRSLTQTVRVDIGRLDGLINMVGELLLIKANLQRLAETSRQDGTVALSKLFGQELSRETRQLERKLEALQEGLLEARMVPVGQVFDKLARLVRKIAREAGKEIDFVSAGGEVELDKLIVEELSDPLMHLIRNAIDHGAEGPEARLGAGKPRRAVVRLRAEQKGNHVVISVSDDGSGIDEVRVREVALSRGLVTPSQVSEMTRRELLNLIFLPGFSTRSSVSALSGRGVGLDVVKNNLGNLSGIIDVWSERGRGTAFHLTLPVTLAIVRALVVGVSGRTYAVPLNSVLEILSVQPRDIRTVERREVLDLRGQTLPFLRLGRLFHLPEREVNRHFVVVVGLAQQRLGIAVDELFGQQDIVTKPLGGRLSNVKGVSGATDLGNRRTVLVLDVAELLEEGIAQERRRA